A region of Argentina anserina chromosome 5, drPotAnse1.1, whole genome shotgun sequence DNA encodes the following proteins:
- the LOC126794206 gene encoding chorismate synthase 1, chloroplastic-like: protein MISTSGLTTGTPIDVSVLNTDQRGRDYDEMSIAYRPSHADLTYDMKYGIRSVQGGGRSSARETIGRVAAGAVAKKILKDFSGTEVFAYVSQVHKVVLPEDSVNHYTLTLDQIESNIVRCPDPEYAEKMIAAIDAVRVRGESIGGVVTCIVRNCPRGLGSPVFDKLEAELAKACMSLPATKGFEFGSGFAGTFLTGSEHNDEFYVEEQGRVRTRTNRSGGIQGGISNGEIINMRIAFKPTATISRKQNTVTRDKKETELIARGRHDPCVVPRAVPMVEAGVALVLMDQLMAQYAQCHLFPHNPDVQEPLS from the exons ATGATATCAACTTCAGGATTAACTACGGGGACTCCAATTGATGTGTCTGTCCTGAATACTGATCAGAGAGGACGT gaCTATGACGAAATGTCGATAGCTTATAGGCCTTCGCATGCAGATCTCACATATGACATGAAGTACGGTATCAGATCAGTGCAG GGTGGTGGTAGGTCTTCAGCTAGAGAAACAATAGGAAGAGTTGCTGCAGGAGCAGTTGCCAAGAAAATCCTTAAGGACTTCTCAGGAACTGAG GTATTTGCTTATGTTTCACAAGTTCACAAGGTTGTACTCCCAGAGGACTCAGTTAATCATTACACTCTGACACTTGATCAG ATAGAGAGTAATATAGTTAGGTGTCCAGATCCTGAATATGCAGAGAAGATGATTGCTGCCATTGATGCTGTTAGAGTGAGAGGAGAATCAATTGGTGGTGTTGTCACATGCATAGTTAGAAATTGCCCACGG GGTCTTGGTTCGCCTGTGTTTGACAAACTTGAAGCTGAGCTGGCTAAAGCTTGCATGTCATTACCTGCAACAAAAGGATTTGAATTTGGAAGCGGGTTTGCAG GTACCTTTTTAACTGGGAGTGAACATAATGATGAGTTCTATGTGGAAGAACAAGGACGAGTGAGGACAAGAACAAACCGCTCTGGTGGGATACag GGAGGAATATCTAATGGGGAAATCATAAACATGAGAATAGCTTTCAAGCCAACAGCTACAATTTCA AGGAAGCAAAATACAGTGACTAGAGATAAGAAGGAGACTGAACTAATAGCCCGTGGTCGCCATGATCCTTGTGTTGTCCCGCGAG CGGTTCCAATGGTTGAGGCGGGAGTAGCGCTAGTGCTCATGGATCAGTTAATGGCTCAATATGCCCAGTGTCATCTCTTTCCTCACAATCCAGATGTACAAGAACCTCTCTCTTAA
- the LOC126794530 gene encoding uncharacterized protein LOC126794530: protein MAISSLGFACRPNFNLRIPAFQCIGKVQLNLVAAMEAIDEREGQPKDKNTSNSGSRFEVYLVGGCVRDLILKRTPTDFDILTTAELREVTRTFSWCEVVGRRFPICHVHVGDTVVEVFSFSISARSFGRNSTSEFKKPVHCDDKDFMRWSNCLKRDFTINGLMFDPYARIVYDYLGGIEDLQKAKLQTVIPASTSFQEDCARILRAIRIAAHLGFRISKETADSIKSLSYSILRLDKGRILMEMNYMLAYGSAEASLRLLWKFGLLELLLPIQAAYFVRHGFRRHDKRSNMLLIIFLHLTSRATVAYGLQS, encoded by the exons ATGGCGATTTCAAGCTTAGGGTTCGCTTGCCGCCCCAATTTCAACCTCCGCATTCCCGCCTTCCAATGCATTGGCAAG GTTCAGTTGAATCTAGTTGCGGCTATGGAAGCGATTGATGAGCGAGAGGGTCAGCCGAAGGACAAAAACACCAGTAATTCGGGCAGTA GATTTGAGGTGTATCTTGTAGGAGGCTGTGTGAGGGATCTTATCTTAAAACGCACGCCAACGGACTTCGACATTTTAACTACAGCTGAATTGAGAGAG GTGACGAGAACATTTTCATGGTGTGAAGTAGTTGGAAGGCGGTTTCCTATATGTCATGTGCACGTTGGTGATACAGTAGTGGAG GTTTTCAGTTTTAGCATCAGCGCACGAAGCTTTGGTAGGAACTCAACTAGTGAATTTAAAAAACCCGTACATTGTGATGACAAGGATTTTATGCGTTGGAGCAATTGTTTGAAGCGTGACTTTACAATTAACGG ATTGATGTTTGATCCATATGCAAGGATAGTGTATGACTACCTGGGAGGAATAGAAGATCTTCAAAAGGCTAAA CTCCAAACTGTTATACCAGCAAGTACCTCATTTCAAGAGGATTGTG CTCGCATTCTACGTGCCATAAGAATTGCTGCTCATTTGGGGTTCCGTATATCAAAGGAAACAGCTGATTCAATTAAGAGTTTATCCTACTCAATTCTTAGGCTTGATAAG GGCCGGATCCTCATGGAAATGAACTACATGTTGGCGTATGGTTCTGCTGAGGCTTCTCTTCGGTTATTATGGAAATTTGGACTTCTGGAACTACTTCTACCCATCCAG GCAGCATATTTTGTTCGCCATGGTTTTCGAAGACATGACAAAAGGTCTAACATGCTTTTG ATAATCTTCTTGCACCTGACAAGCCGTGCCACAGTAGCTTATG GATTGCAATCTTAG